From the genome of Pungitius pungitius chromosome 20, fPunPun2.1, whole genome shotgun sequence:
AATAGAGAGGACTTCATTGTGGACTCAGTTTGAGTCAAATGTATAATACAAGTAACTTTCTAATCTAGATGGTGATGTGGCTGTTCCTGTAGCTCTGGATGAGAACAATCAGTTCCCTCATGTCGGAGATGTGCGGGTGAGCGTTCATCACTTGCTCCACCGTGCTCTGGGGGAAGAGGTTGCTCAGTTGGCTCCTCAGGCCTTTCCTCTGCTCGCTGCACGGGTTATTGGCGCCGCTCTGTGCCCACGGGTCCCTTGGCAGGCTGTGGCTCTGTTCGTAGGAGGGCTGTCTCATCAATTGCTCTGAGGAACGGCCGGGACGCTCCACATTGGGTGGAGGCAGAGCGGGGCAGGAGCCCCACGCCGGGTGGTGCTGGTAGTGGGGCGGCCTGTGGAGGCAGCACCGGCATTGGCTGCATGCGGGACGTTGGCAGGGCCTTGTCCCGTTTTGAGTAAGGTAGGCAGGGCCTCTGCCCAGGCAGGGCGTCTGGTTGTTCCCACCAAAGGACCCTGACTGGGAGTAGTCGTCATGGCCGAGGCTGTAGCTCGCAACTCCGCTGCTGTAGCTATGTGAGGGGCTGTAGGGATCGTCCTGGATGTAGAGCCTGGACATGGAACCCTCCATGGACCCGAAGGCCTCGTCCGCTTCAGGACTTGGGCAGACAAACTGCTCATTGGGTGAAGCCCTGTGTGTTTGATCCTCGAAGCtcagaggcggaggagggttGGAGGAAGGGTACCTGAGCAACGGCTTGTATGCGGCGGGTCGGCAGTGCGTGTCCTGCAGGCTCAAATTAGGAGAGAAGTTTTTGGCCCGGTCTCTCAGCCCCCTCAGCTCATCAGCCACAGACATGTGCGATTGGTTGGCCCTCTCCGGGTGGTAAAACTTGCACTTGACTCCATAAGTACACTTCTTTCCtaaaagaaggagagaagacgTTTCTTAGGGGCTCCGCACACAGCCGTAAAACTGTGTACAAACATTTTACAATCCCTAATCTAAAAAAAGATCACGTTGGGTTGAAAATCCTCGTTTCATTGCAAAGAAGTAACGCAGTTGGGAGATTCTACTGCTCGAAATCTCTAAACTTTCAggcaccagttgagaaacactggtctaaAGTGAGCGCCATTGTT
Proteins encoded in this window:
- the LOC119195367 gene encoding probable ribonuclease ZC3H12D, which encodes MEQQMQQHAKVERFLKLGYSHSDILRVLESLRHDAQTNEILAELIKTCHTPSGDTSRPNSPTLVSRGCSPALGAPRPGPDREPVADFRPVVIDGSNVAMSHGNKKVFSCQGLHLAVSWFWDKGLRDITVFVPLWRKEQPRPEAPIADQHVLHELERRKILVYTPSRCVNGKRVVCYDDRYIVKLAFDSDGIVVSNDNYRDLQTENPQWKKFIEERLLMYTFANDKFMPPDDPLGRNGPGIDDFMRKKSWTPDNKLQHCPYGKKCTYGVKCKFYHPERANQSHMSVADELRGLRDRAKNFSPNLSLQDTHCRPAAYKPLLRYPSSNPPPPLSFEDQTHRASPNEQFVCPSPEADEAFGSMEGSMSRLYIQDDPYSPSHSYSSGVASYSLGHDDYSQSGSFGGNNQTPCLGRGPAYLTQNGTRPCQRPACSQCRCCLHRPPHYQHHPAWGSCPALPPPNVERPGRSSEQLMRQPSYEQSHSLPRDPWAQSGANNPCSEQRKGLRSQLSNLFPQSTVEQVMNAHPHISDMRELIVLIQSYRNSHITI